The DNA window TTGTGGGTGGGATggctgtgggggttggggggggggggaaggggcagggccaAGGGAAGGGATGGTTTCTAAGGGAGATGCTTAAAGGCAATACTAATAATAGCAGCCACCACTTTTATTGCACACCTGCCATGTGCCTGGCCCTTCCACAcatcatctcatttgatcctaACAATTGATGACCATGACTGTTTCTCTTAAgagactggggctcagagaggttaagccacTTGCCCAAGGCCCTCAGCTGGTGAGTGGTAGAGGGGGGCTCTGTCCCCAGGCCTGTCATGCCAGGGCCTGTGTTCTGTCCACTTCACCACCACTCACTCTCCTAGATGAAGAGGGCTCACTTTGCAGTCTCTGCGGGTGGGCAGCGACCTCTCCTGGGGAAACAGGTGATGGGTGTTACAGGCAGAGCTGGCTCTCAGAGGTGTTAGGAACAGGGGTCAAGAATCTTCAGGGATCCCAGACCCTTCTCTGCCGAGAGGCTCGGAACACCGACAGACACCTCCATGAGCTCCAAGGAGAAGCAGTCCTCTCCTTGTGATGTGATGTGTGGGTGCAGGCCGGCTCCTTGTCACACAGTCACACAGTCCCTCAGCGGGCTGGGCAGTCCTGGGGACACACGTGCTGTCATTATCCCCTCGgtatgcgtgtgcacacacactggcacacacactcactcatgcCCGGGCACGGTTCTGTGGAGGCTGAGGGCAGGTCGGGGGAAGGAGGGCCCGGGCTCGGTCAGATGAGGCTGGCGATGCTGGACGTGGTCTCATGATGCTGACCGGTGGACAACTGTCCTGAGATGCTGAAGATGCTGCCGTTGCCGCTGCGGTCACTGCGGGTGGGGGGGGCGGCCATGCGGGTTGGGGGGCAGTGTCCGCTCACAGCCACCTGATAGAGCAGCAGGCCCAGCAGCAAGAGTGCACCAGAGGCAGCCAGGGTGATGCCCACGGACAGCATGGCAGCCAGcggccgggccggggcgggggcagCAGCCAGCCCAGCCAGCGTCAGGCCGGTGACCAGCAACACCAGGCCACTGAGCAGCACCACCAAGGCGTCCGCACCTCCTCCACTGCGCAGCAGGGCCACGTGGCGGGGCTGGCGGATGCAGTTCATGTCCTGCACGGCCGAGCTCATCAACTGCTTAACCAGGACCAGCAGGGCCAGCAGGCAGAGCGCCGTGCCCACTGCCAGGCGCCACTCCCCCGAGCGGCTGCTGGTGGAGGACAGCAGGGCCACGCCGCCCGCCCCACAGCCCGCCACGAGGCCCACGGCCACGGCGAAGCAGAGCGCTGAGCGCCGCGGCTGCTGTGACCACCACAGCTCCACCTGCTCTGCCAGAACATCCGGGGGCAGCCCCTGGCCCCGCGGGGCCTGAACCTCTCCTTCAGACATGGCTGATCTGGCACAAGTGAGCGCGGAGGGCAGCGTCAGTGGGCAGAGGTGCAGGTCATGGCCTGGAGCCCCCACCACCTGCGTGGCAGCTAGAGGCCCAGAGTCCCATTCCTCGTGTGGTCCAGGGCCTGGTCACCATCACCTGCCGGGAAGAATCACACTTGCTATCTCCCCAGTCCACCTGCCCCTTATGGTCTCTCCTGGGAGCCTTGGGGAATGCTCCTGTGTCCCCTGGGAATCctcccgcatcccctgcattccccccccccccccacccggccACCCAAGTCCCTCCCTAGCACTTTCCCTTGGGAATGCCTCTCCGGAGACCCCAGGAGAGCTCCCTCCACCCAAAGCACCCCCAGCCCTCTAGGGAACCCCCTGCCCAACCCCTGACctctctggctctggctgtctcAGTTGCCTGTCCCATCCCGGCTGGCCAATGGAGCTGGTGTCACAGTGGACGATGGGACTGGATGAAGACTCGCAGATAAAGCCTCATTCAGGATCTGACTCACATGGCCTCAGCTGTCACCGCTGGCTCCTGGGGGGAGGGttaaggggagggagggggcttaTGATTTAACCCTTCTGGAACCAGCAGCCCGACCCTGCATCTTCTCTCTTGGGGCTGCGGCTCCTTCTCTGCGAGTCAGGATCTGACCCCTAACACCCTCCTTCCCCTGAGGTCCCATCCAATCTCATAGCCACAGCTGCTGGTTCCCGAATCCCTCTCTCtgccaaacccaggtctccctcccaAGCTCCAGACCTGTAAGGTAGTAGTCACTTTGACGTCCCATAGGCACCTCTGACACAACAGGTCCCAACCCAAGCTTGTCACCTTAccctgaacctgcttctcctttgCGCTCCTCCCTTGGGCACATCCCGGGGACGCCACCTCTGAACATTTTTCCGTCTCATCCCTGCCCTCATCCCTTACTCCTGTACTTCAACTTCTGTCCCCCACAACTCCCTCACTGCTCATCCTGCCTCCCCCACGCTGCTCCTCTCACAGTCCCCCACGCCACGATTTCTCCAACGTGGTACAAAGGGAAGGAGGGCTCTGGACTGGCCCCCCACTGCAGTCCCTCCACCGTGGGTGTGTGGGCGAGGGATCTTGCAGTGGTTCCTCATCGAACACGTCCTCCAGAGGCCAGTCAGAGTGACTCCCACCAGGCAAAATACAGCATTCCAGGCCCTGCCACAAGGATCCCCAGTTTACAGCAGGGGTGCTGCTGTGATGAGTGCTGGGCTGTGGGTTAGTCAGAGAGGGGTCTGCAGGAGGTCAGAGAAGCCCCCATGAGTTCACCTCTTGGAGCTCATGCTCCTAATCTGAAAAGTGAGGCCAATAACCTTTATCTGGGGGAAGGGGGCATTAAAAATCTCCAAGTCAGAATTTCAGTGGGAAATCTAGGGCCCGCAAAGGTGCAGAGTATTCTTTCGGAATAAAAGAACCcagcagattcatgtcaatgtatgacaaaacccactacaatattgtaaagtaattagcctccaactaataaaaataaatgaaaaaaaaaaaaaaagaacccagcaTTCTTTCATCCAATTCAGGACGAAGATTCCTGCTTTATCTGGAGGACGCAGGCTCTAGGTCATTCTGGGAACGTGACTTCATGACTGTGCGTGGGTTACACCCCTGACGAGGTATCCGTCGTTCCAATCCCTCAGCAGGGACTGCGTGGCACGTGAGGCAGGAGGGGCAGCTGCAGATGCCCccaagggaggtgggggaggggccgaGGAGGGGCCCTGGAATCAGTCCCAGCTTCCCCAGGACTGTGACTTCTCCGATCTGAAAGTGCTTGCACAGGTGTGCTGGGACCGCGGGCCCGGGGTTGGGGGTTCTCAAGGGAAGAGccagtgggagaaggtgggctGGCAGGGGTAGGGGACCATGGGGCACTCACAAGAAGCCTGGAGTAGCTGGATCCGATCCCGAGCAGTCAGGGCGGGCAGGTGGGGCGCTCCAGCTCCGTTTCCGGGGAGGCGCTTCACCTGCCTAACCTACACCTGGGTGagctgaggtgggggagggggaggaggatcAACAGGTGTTTCCAAGGCAGAGCCTGAGCCGATTGGCTAACGTGGCACTGCTCCTTCTGCG is part of the Odocoileus virginianus isolate 20LAN1187 ecotype Illinois chromosome 5, Ovbor_1.2, whole genome shotgun sequence genome and encodes:
- the TMEM125 gene encoding transmembrane protein 125; translation: MSEGEVQAPRGQGLPPDVLAEQVELWWSQQPRRSALCFAVAVGLVAGCGAGGVALLSSTSSRSGEWRLAVGTALCLLALLVLVKQLMSSAVQDMNCIRQPRHVALLRSGGGADALVVLLSGLVLLVTGLTLAGLAAAPAPARPLAAMLSVGITLAASGALLLLGLLLYQVAVSGHCPPTRMAAPPTRSDRSGNGSIFSISGQLSTGQHHETTSSIASLI